Proteins from one Plodia interpunctella isolate USDA-ARS_2022_Savannah chromosome 3, ilPloInte3.2, whole genome shotgun sequence genomic window:
- the Git gene encoding ARF GTPase-activating protein Git isoform X3, protein MGRHISHVKSLRQGSWPPSLLAMVQALTAQNVNSIWEHSLMDTSAPKHLRKKPQPKDPLHPIKSEFILAKHLRLAYVLRARRDEPPSELGRQLHSAVRSSSLDTAMRLLAQGADPNYYNPEKGTTCLHVACRAGQPAQAELLVSWGADPTARDHAGNTPSDCARQGGHSELAERVAELVSETPDRLVQFLTGRRPARGAGSSLAARAYDDHEMTDVAKAARGKLQLLPNHLFEELVMDIYDEIDRRETEAIWQTSATGLERSGVVFLPVNPALSAPRNQGRQKLARLSAAELAALLRDVLLDATRREHIARLQPRGLSCVTSLRQHSQLSDDEPLYDSVASDDDYAALAPSDFDMSSIAPRIGEPVASTYNPSLPIEQPLNIELRRTQSPNNLVQIAPQKSEIASLKKELDTRDSTITELKNQLKNLQSIVEQLTKENSVLKTNSVDDDHSLTSQISESINESISSNIVEVQCSSKPERGKSLETEELSGMDELDTRQSLKSTQRPVSMFEAREGPRNNWQVTKHQLTTVSGLDEGRETGRRTQCPPSPLSVQTRAESVTRAIQRLWAAARERRPRLLDHADDIGAAVDDLLQLFPQTCPDRELQSVLCSLRLACSDLCSSCSSSAPTSLDDVRAAAYDLAKATKLLVTHFQPAS, encoded by the exons ATGGGACGGCACATATCCCACGTGAAGTCCTTGCGTCAAGGGTCATGGCCACCTTCTTTACTGGCT ATGGTTCAGGCACTTACAGCACAGAATGTGAATAGTATTTGGGAGCACTCCTTAATGGACACATCAGCACCTAAACATTTAAGGAAAAAACCACAACCTAAAGACCCTTTACA ccCAATAAAATCGGAGTTTATTCTTGCAAAACACTTGAGACTGGCGTATGTATTGCGTGCGAGGCGTGACGAGCCTCCAAGTGAGCTGGGCCGACAACTGCACAGTGCTGTGAGAAGCTCCTCTCTGGACACAGCCATGAGGCTTTTAGCTCAAGGAGCAGATCCGAATTATTATAATCCg GAAAAAGGCACCACATGTCTGCATGTGGCGTGCAGAGCGGGGCAGCCGGCGCAGGCCGAGCTGCTGGTGTCGTGGGGCGCCGACCCCACGGCCCGGGACCACGCTGGCAACACGCCTTCTGATTGTGCCAG ACAAGGAGGCCACAGCGAGCTAGCGGAGCGCGTGGCGGAGCTGGTGTCGGAGACGCCGGACCGGCTGGTGCAGTTCCTGACGGGGCGGAGGCCTGCGCGCGGCGCGGGCTCCAGTCTGGCGGCGCGCGCCTACGACGACCACGAGATGACCGACGTCGCCAAGGCGGCCCGGGGCAAGCTGCAGCTG ttgcCGAATCACCTTTTTGAAGAATTAGTAATGGATATTTACGACGAAATAGATCGACGGGAAACGGAAGCAA TCTGGCAGACGAGCGCGACAGGCCTGGAGCGCAGCGGCGTGGTGTTCCTGCCGGTGAACCCCGCGCTGTCGGCGCCGCGCAACCAAGGCCGGCAGAAGCTGGCGCGGCTGTCGGCGGCGGAGCTGGCGGCGCTGCTGCGCGACGTGCTGCTGGACGCCACTCGGCGGGAGCACATCGCCAGGCTGCAGCCCAGAG GTTTGTCGTGCGTGACGTCGCTGCGTCAGCACTCGCAGCTGTCTGACGACGAACCGCTGTACGACTCTGTTGCGTCTGACGACGACTACGCTGCGCTGGCGCCCAGCGACTTCGAC ATGTCGAGCATAGCACCAAGGATCGGAGAGCCAGTAGCATCAACATACAACCCATCGCTGCCCATCGAACAACCACTCAACATTGAACTGCGAAGAACCCAGTCCCCCAACAATCTAGTTCAAATCGCACCACAGAAGAGTGAAATAGCCAGTCTCAAAAAGGAATTGGACACGAGAGACTCAACGATCACCGAACTGAAGAATCAATTGAAGAATCTACAATCTATAGTCGAGCAATTGACCAAGGAAAACAGTGTTCTGAAGACGAATAGTGTTGATGATGATCACAGTTTGACGTCACAGATATCTGAAAGTATAAACGAAAGTATCAGCAGTAATATAGTGGAGGTTCAATGTAGctcgaagccggaacggggtAAAAGCTTGGAGACGGAAGAGTTGAGCGGAATGGATGAGTTGGACACGAGGCAATCGTTAAAGAGTACTCAGAGGCCGGTCAGTATGTTTGAGGCTAGGGAGGGGCCAAGGAATAACTGGCAGGTTACTAAACATCAG CTGACGACCGTATCCGGTCTGGATGAGGGGCGTGAGACGGGGAGACGGACGCAGTGCCCCCCCTCCCCGCTGTCAGTGCAGACCCGCGCGGAGAGCGTGACGCGCGCCATCCAGCGGCTGTGGGCGGCCGCCAGGGAGCGCCGGCCGCGGCTGCTGGACCACGCCGACGATATCGGAGCGGCGGTCGATGATCTGCTTCAGCTGTTCCCGCAG ACGTGCCCAGACCGCGAGCTGCAGTCGGTGCTGTGCTCCCTGCGGCTGGCCTGCAGCGACCTCTGCTCCTCGTGCTCGTCCTCCGCCCCGACGTCGCTGGATGACGTCAGGGCGGCCGCGTACGACCTCGCCAAGGCCACCAAACTGTTGGTGACGCACTTCCAGCCGGCCTCCTAG
- the Git gene encoding ARF GTPase-activating protein Git isoform X1, whose protein sequence is MMISRSKHRSSAEVCADCGASDPSWASINRGLLLCAECCSIHRSMGRHISHVKSLRQGSWPPSLLAMVQALTAQNVNSIWEHSLMDTSAPKHLRKKPQPKDPLHPIKSEFILAKHLRLAYVLRARRDEPPSELGRQLHSAVRSSSLDTAMRLLAQGADPNYYNPEKGTTCLHVACRAGQPAQAELLVSWGADPTARDHAGNTPSDCARQGGHSELAERVAELVSETPDRLVQFLTGRRPARGAGSSLAARAYDDHEMTDVAKAARGKLQLLPNHLFEELVMDIYDEIDRRETEAIWQTSATGLERSGVVFLPVNPALSAPRNQGRQKLARLSAAELAALLRDVLLDATRREHIARLQPRGLSCVTSLRQHSQLSDDEPLYDSVASDDDYAALAPSDFDMSSIAPRIGEPVASTYNPSLPIEQPLNIELRRTQSPNNLVQIAPQKSEIASLKKELDTRDSTITELKNQLKNLQSIVEQLTKENSVLKTNSVDDDHSLTSQISESINESISSNIVEVQCSSKPERGKSLETEELSGMDELDTRQSLKSTQRPVSMFEAREGPRNNWQVTKHQLTTVSGLDEGRETGRRTQCPPSPLSVQTRAESVTRAIQRLWAAARERRPRLLDHADDIGAAVDDLLQLFPQTCPDRELQSVLCSLRLACSDLCSSCSSSAPTSLDDVRAAAYDLAKATKLLVTHFQPAS, encoded by the exons ATGATGATATCACGGTCTAAGCACCGTTCATCAGCGGAAGTATGTGCTGATTGTGGAGCATCAG ATCCGTCGTGGGCGTCCATCAACCGCGGGCTGTTGCTGTGTGCGGAATGCTGTAGTATTCACCGGAGTATGGGACGGCACATATCCCACGTGAAGTCCTTGCGTCAAGGGTCATGGCCACCTTCTTTACTGGCT ATGGTTCAGGCACTTACAGCACAGAATGTGAATAGTATTTGGGAGCACTCCTTAATGGACACATCAGCACCTAAACATTTAAGGAAAAAACCACAACCTAAAGACCCTTTACA ccCAATAAAATCGGAGTTTATTCTTGCAAAACACTTGAGACTGGCGTATGTATTGCGTGCGAGGCGTGACGAGCCTCCAAGTGAGCTGGGCCGACAACTGCACAGTGCTGTGAGAAGCTCCTCTCTGGACACAGCCATGAGGCTTTTAGCTCAAGGAGCAGATCCGAATTATTATAATCCg GAAAAAGGCACCACATGTCTGCATGTGGCGTGCAGAGCGGGGCAGCCGGCGCAGGCCGAGCTGCTGGTGTCGTGGGGCGCCGACCCCACGGCCCGGGACCACGCTGGCAACACGCCTTCTGATTGTGCCAG ACAAGGAGGCCACAGCGAGCTAGCGGAGCGCGTGGCGGAGCTGGTGTCGGAGACGCCGGACCGGCTGGTGCAGTTCCTGACGGGGCGGAGGCCTGCGCGCGGCGCGGGCTCCAGTCTGGCGGCGCGCGCCTACGACGACCACGAGATGACCGACGTCGCCAAGGCGGCCCGGGGCAAGCTGCAGCTG ttgcCGAATCACCTTTTTGAAGAATTAGTAATGGATATTTACGACGAAATAGATCGACGGGAAACGGAAGCAA TCTGGCAGACGAGCGCGACAGGCCTGGAGCGCAGCGGCGTGGTGTTCCTGCCGGTGAACCCCGCGCTGTCGGCGCCGCGCAACCAAGGCCGGCAGAAGCTGGCGCGGCTGTCGGCGGCGGAGCTGGCGGCGCTGCTGCGCGACGTGCTGCTGGACGCCACTCGGCGGGAGCACATCGCCAGGCTGCAGCCCAGAG GTTTGTCGTGCGTGACGTCGCTGCGTCAGCACTCGCAGCTGTCTGACGACGAACCGCTGTACGACTCTGTTGCGTCTGACGACGACTACGCTGCGCTGGCGCCCAGCGACTTCGAC ATGTCGAGCATAGCACCAAGGATCGGAGAGCCAGTAGCATCAACATACAACCCATCGCTGCCCATCGAACAACCACTCAACATTGAACTGCGAAGAACCCAGTCCCCCAACAATCTAGTTCAAATCGCACCACAGAAGAGTGAAATAGCCAGTCTCAAAAAGGAATTGGACACGAGAGACTCAACGATCACCGAACTGAAGAATCAATTGAAGAATCTACAATCTATAGTCGAGCAATTGACCAAGGAAAACAGTGTTCTGAAGACGAATAGTGTTGATGATGATCACAGTTTGACGTCACAGATATCTGAAAGTATAAACGAAAGTATCAGCAGTAATATAGTGGAGGTTCAATGTAGctcgaagccggaacggggtAAAAGCTTGGAGACGGAAGAGTTGAGCGGAATGGATGAGTTGGACACGAGGCAATCGTTAAAGAGTACTCAGAGGCCGGTCAGTATGTTTGAGGCTAGGGAGGGGCCAAGGAATAACTGGCAGGTTACTAAACATCAG CTGACGACCGTATCCGGTCTGGATGAGGGGCGTGAGACGGGGAGACGGACGCAGTGCCCCCCCTCCCCGCTGTCAGTGCAGACCCGCGCGGAGAGCGTGACGCGCGCCATCCAGCGGCTGTGGGCGGCCGCCAGGGAGCGCCGGCCGCGGCTGCTGGACCACGCCGACGATATCGGAGCGGCGGTCGATGATCTGCTTCAGCTGTTCCCGCAG ACGTGCCCAGACCGCGAGCTGCAGTCGGTGCTGTGCTCCCTGCGGCTGGCCTGCAGCGACCTCTGCTCCTCGTGCTCGTCCTCCGCCCCGACGTCGCTGGATGACGTCAGGGCGGCCGCGTACGACCTCGCCAAGGCCACCAAACTGTTGGTGACGCACTTCCAGCCGGCCTCCTAG
- the Git gene encoding ARF GTPase-activating protein Git isoform X2 encodes MMISRSKHRSSAEVCADCGASDPSWASINRGLLLCAECCSIHRSMGRHISHVKSLRQGSWPPSLLAMVQALTAQNVNSIWEHSLMDTSAPKHLRKKPQPKDPLHPIKSEFILAKHLRLAYVLRARRDEPPSELGRQLHSAVRSSSLDTAMRLLAQGADPNYYNPEKGTTCLHVACRAGQPAQAELLVSWGADPTARDHAGNTPSDCARQGGHSELAERVAELVSETPDRLVQFLTGRRPARGAGSSLAARAYDDHEMTDVAKAARGKLQLLPNHLFEELVMDIYDEIDRRETEAIWQTSATGLERSGVVFLPVNPALSAPRNQGRQKLARLSAAELAALLRDVLLDATRREHIARLQPRGLSCVTSLRQHSQLSDDEPLYDSVASDDDYAALAPSDFDMSSIAPRIGEPVASTYNPSLPIEQPLNIELRRTQSPNNLVQIAPQKSEIASLKKELDTRDSTITELKNQLKNLQSIVEQLTKENSVLKTNSVDDDHSLTSQISESINESISSNIVEVQCSSKPERGKSLETEELSGMDELDTRQSLKSTQRPLTTVSGLDEGRETGRRTQCPPSPLSVQTRAESVTRAIQRLWAAARERRPRLLDHADDIGAAVDDLLQLFPQTCPDRELQSVLCSLRLACSDLCSSCSSSAPTSLDDVRAAAYDLAKATKLLVTHFQPAS; translated from the exons ATGATGATATCACGGTCTAAGCACCGTTCATCAGCGGAAGTATGTGCTGATTGTGGAGCATCAG ATCCGTCGTGGGCGTCCATCAACCGCGGGCTGTTGCTGTGTGCGGAATGCTGTAGTATTCACCGGAGTATGGGACGGCACATATCCCACGTGAAGTCCTTGCGTCAAGGGTCATGGCCACCTTCTTTACTGGCT ATGGTTCAGGCACTTACAGCACAGAATGTGAATAGTATTTGGGAGCACTCCTTAATGGACACATCAGCACCTAAACATTTAAGGAAAAAACCACAACCTAAAGACCCTTTACA ccCAATAAAATCGGAGTTTATTCTTGCAAAACACTTGAGACTGGCGTATGTATTGCGTGCGAGGCGTGACGAGCCTCCAAGTGAGCTGGGCCGACAACTGCACAGTGCTGTGAGAAGCTCCTCTCTGGACACAGCCATGAGGCTTTTAGCTCAAGGAGCAGATCCGAATTATTATAATCCg GAAAAAGGCACCACATGTCTGCATGTGGCGTGCAGAGCGGGGCAGCCGGCGCAGGCCGAGCTGCTGGTGTCGTGGGGCGCCGACCCCACGGCCCGGGACCACGCTGGCAACACGCCTTCTGATTGTGCCAG ACAAGGAGGCCACAGCGAGCTAGCGGAGCGCGTGGCGGAGCTGGTGTCGGAGACGCCGGACCGGCTGGTGCAGTTCCTGACGGGGCGGAGGCCTGCGCGCGGCGCGGGCTCCAGTCTGGCGGCGCGCGCCTACGACGACCACGAGATGACCGACGTCGCCAAGGCGGCCCGGGGCAAGCTGCAGCTG ttgcCGAATCACCTTTTTGAAGAATTAGTAATGGATATTTACGACGAAATAGATCGACGGGAAACGGAAGCAA TCTGGCAGACGAGCGCGACAGGCCTGGAGCGCAGCGGCGTGGTGTTCCTGCCGGTGAACCCCGCGCTGTCGGCGCCGCGCAACCAAGGCCGGCAGAAGCTGGCGCGGCTGTCGGCGGCGGAGCTGGCGGCGCTGCTGCGCGACGTGCTGCTGGACGCCACTCGGCGGGAGCACATCGCCAGGCTGCAGCCCAGAG GTTTGTCGTGCGTGACGTCGCTGCGTCAGCACTCGCAGCTGTCTGACGACGAACCGCTGTACGACTCTGTTGCGTCTGACGACGACTACGCTGCGCTGGCGCCCAGCGACTTCGAC ATGTCGAGCATAGCACCAAGGATCGGAGAGCCAGTAGCATCAACATACAACCCATCGCTGCCCATCGAACAACCACTCAACATTGAACTGCGAAGAACCCAGTCCCCCAACAATCTAGTTCAAATCGCACCACAGAAGAGTGAAATAGCCAGTCTCAAAAAGGAATTGGACACGAGAGACTCAACGATCACCGAACTGAAGAATCAATTGAAGAATCTACAATCTATAGTCGAGCAATTGACCAAGGAAAACAGTGTTCTGAAGACGAATAGTGTTGATGATGATCACAGTTTGACGTCACAGATATCTGAAAGTATAAACGAAAGTATCAGCAGTAATATAGTGGAGGTTCAATGTAGctcgaagccggaacggggtAAAAGCTTGGAGACGGAAGAGTTGAGCGGAATGGATGAGTTGGACACGAGGCAATCGTTAAAGAGTACTCAGAGGCCG CTGACGACCGTATCCGGTCTGGATGAGGGGCGTGAGACGGGGAGACGGACGCAGTGCCCCCCCTCCCCGCTGTCAGTGCAGACCCGCGCGGAGAGCGTGACGCGCGCCATCCAGCGGCTGTGGGCGGCCGCCAGGGAGCGCCGGCCGCGGCTGCTGGACCACGCCGACGATATCGGAGCGGCGGTCGATGATCTGCTTCAGCTGTTCCCGCAG ACGTGCCCAGACCGCGAGCTGCAGTCGGTGCTGTGCTCCCTGCGGCTGGCCTGCAGCGACCTCTGCTCCTCGTGCTCGTCCTCCGCCCCGACGTCGCTGGATGACGTCAGGGCGGCCGCGTACGACCTCGCCAAGGCCACCAAACTGTTGGTGACGCACTTCCAGCCGGCCTCCTAG